The following nucleotide sequence is from Burkholderia gladioli.
CCGCCCACCATGCGCTTGCGCGAGGAGGTGGTGACGCGCGCGTAGCCATGCACCTCGATCTCGGCGCCCGCGTGCGGCTTGCCGTCGAGGTCGACCGCCAGCGCCGTGACCGGCACCGAATCGCCCACCGCCACCCAGTGCCCGGCCTTGATGCCGGCCGCCAGCGCGGCGGGCCACAGCGTGGTGTCGCCGCGGATCGTCTGGATCTCGCCGTTCGGGTCGGCGAAGGTCGCCTCCAGCGCGAGGCGCTTGGGCGCGTCCACCTTGGGCAGCGATTTCAGCGAGACGGTGCCGCTGCCGTTGCGATCGAGCGTGACCGGCAGCTTGTCGGCCACCAGCTTCGGCGCGTCGGGGTCGGCGCTGGAGGCGGCGGTGTCGCCGCTGTCGTCCTCGTCGTCGCTGGCGCCGGCATCCGAGCCGGGCTGCTCGGCGCGCCAGGGCGTGAAGGAGAAGTCGGGATAACGGTCGCCGAAGGCCGGCGAGGTGGGGCGCAGCAGCGCCGAGACGCGCACCGGCTGGTTGGCGGCCGGCCCGCCCGACAGGTAGTCGAGCTGGACCGCCACCGCGGCCTCGCTGGCGCCCACCAGCGGGCTGGTCCTGGTATCGCGCACGTTCACGCTGCCCTTGAAGACGGGCAGGCGGAACGCCTCGACGCGGAACGAGCCGCTGCCGTAGCTGGCGCCCGAGCCGCCGCTCGAGTCGTCCTGGTCGTCGTCGCCGTTGTTGGCTTCGGAATCGTCGGATTTGTCGCCGGCCCGGCCAGTGTCGAGCGTGACAGTGTATTCGCCCAGCTTGGCGCCGGGCGGCAGCGTGAAGCTCGAATCGGCCGTGTGGTCGGCCGCCCACACGAGCGGCTGCCGGTAGACGTCGCCGCTGCCTTCATGGCGGATCGTCACCCGGTTCGGGTACTGCTTGGGGAAGGCCAGGCCGTCGAGCTTCTCGACGCGCAGGTAGTGCTTCATCGAGACCGTCTCGCCGGCCCGCACCAGGGTGCGGTCGAACACGGTATGCGCGATCGTGCCGGGGCGCGTGCCGTAGTCGCTCGGCACGTCGAAGCGCCAGGACTCGATGCCGCGATTCCAGTCGTCCACCACGAAGGCCATGTCGGGGCCGGTAACGGGATCGTTGACGCGCGCCGACACGAAGATGTTGCGATAGCTGGTTTCGTAGTCGCAGCGGCGGTGCTCGGCCAGCGGCCCGTCGATCTTCAGCAGCCCTTGCGCATCGGTGCGCCCCGAGGCGAGCGGCTCGCCGTTGCAGTCGGACACGCGGATCTCGGCGTTCGGCACCGGCTTGCCCTTGTCGAGCGTGGTGACCCACACCAGGCTGTTGTCGCGGCCGCGCTTGAAGTGCACGCCGAGATTGGTGACCAGCACCGTGGTGCGCACGTACATCGAGCCGGGCTTGGCCATCAGCGAGCGGCCCAGCGCCGGCGAGGCGAGTTCCAGCACGTAGAAGCCCGGCTTGGCGATCGGCACGCCGACCACCTCGAACGGGCGCAGCGTGGCCGGATCGGCCTTGGGCAGCACCAGCCGCTCGACGTGCTGCTGGCCGTCCAGCAAGGACAGCGAACGCACGTCGACGATCCGGTGCACGCCCACCGGCGGTTTCTCGCCGGCCGCGGGCGGCACGAACACCGGGTGCTTGGCGCGCTCGAACAGGCCCGGGCGCAGCGCGTCGATGCTGGCCACCGACATGCCGATGCCGTCCATCTGGTCGACCACGCGCATCCATTCGCGGATCGCGCTGTCGTCCTCGACGCGGATGTTCGAGAATTCGGCCTGGCCGGCGTTGAGCCCGGCGATCTTCAGGTCGGCCTCGACGTTGCGCAGCGTGACCGGCACCAGGGCCGGCGAATCGGGCTCGGCGTAGCGCTCGATGATGCCGAAGGTCGAGGACGAAAACTTCGCCAGCGGCGGCATCGAGGCGGTGCGCGTCTTGAGCGGGAACAAGTCGGCGTTGGACAGCGGGCGGCCGCTGTCGTCGGTCAGGCCGTCGGGCAGGGTGACGCTGAGCTCGGCGCTGGCCGGCAGCGGCGCGGCGAACTCGACCGTGCGCGTGTCGCTCGATTTGTCGTCGGGCTTGAAGCTCGGCGAGATCGCGCCGTCGGGGCCCTGGATGCGCAGCTTCTCGGCGTTGGCGCGCGAGATCGGCGCGTTGAATTCGATGCGCAGCGGACGCAGCGGCGTGCAGGGCGCCTTGGCGTTCTCGCGCTCGCAACTGAAGGAGGCCGCGAAGGGCTCGCGCACGCGGAAGTCGAAGCGCTTCTCGCTGCCGTTGGCCACCCCGCTGGGGCTCTGCACGCCGGCGCCATAGACCAGTTGCACCGGCTGGCCGGGCGGCAGGGTCTGCGCGCAGCCGAGCGTCAGCACGCGCGCCGCGTCGGCCTTCCAGTGGAAATGATCGAGCAATTGCGCGCGCGTGGCGGCATTGGCGAAGGTGATCGGGATGCGGTTGCCGATCCCGGTCGCCTCGCACCAGATGTGCTCGCGAAGCGAGTCCTCGGTGGCCGGGCCGGTCAGCTTCAGCACGAACAACTGGCGTTCCTCGATTTCGCTGCGGCCCGGGCGGATCTCGACCGGGTAGGGGCCGCTGGTCTGGAAGGCGAAGCGGCGCGGGCCCGTCACGGCATGGCCGGCCGAGGACTTGAGGCCGTCCTCGAGCGTCAGCGTGCAGCGCGTGCCGGCCGGCAGGGCCTGCTGGAACTGGGCCAGCCAGGTGCGATCGTCGTTCCAGACCGCGTCGAATTTCGCGGCCGCGGGGTTATCGCATTGCAGGCGGGCCGGGGCGGGCAGCGAGGGCGAGCCGAAGGCCACCATCGGCTCGTCGAACTTGAGCGTCACCTGCCGGATCTCGGGCGCCGAGCCTTGCGGCGAGACGCTGACGATCTTCGCCGCGTCGGCCGGCCAGCCGACGCCGCCGATCATGACCGCCGCGAGCGCCGACACGGCACTCCAATACAGGATTTTTTTTGATGTGCTTTGCTTCATCGCTCGCCCGCCCTCGGAGAGATGCTTTTCGGAATGCCTGCGATTCTAACCGAGCCCTTACGTCGGTCAGGCGCGATTTTGTCCTGTCCTGGCGCCTGTCCATGGCGCGCGACGGCGCCAGCCATAGCATGATTGCGTCGTCGCGGGAAGCACTGTGGCTTACAGCCGACAGACTATGCGTCGATTCCGTTTATCGAGGAGAGCGTAAGAATTCATATCCTATAAAGACATTGTCCGGCGGCTCGCAAACGCGTACATTTCCGGTCCGCGTCGACGCGCGGGGCCGGAACGGCACCCGGTGCCGGGCGCGAGGCGCCTGCCGCCCTCGCGCCGCCGGGGAATCGGCGAAACAGCCGGATCGTCGACGACTAAACAACAACAGCGCGTGCGCGAACCGTTTCGCGCCACGCGCCATGCGTGGCCCGGGGCACCTTCCTTGCCGGTCGCGAACCACAAGCGGGCCGCACGGAAAGTGCCAGTCAAATCTGAGAGAGATCTACAGGCAGGGGATATGAAACTTCGAATCAAAACCATCGCGGCGCTGAGCGTGGCCGTGCCGGCCGCGGCCTTCGCGCAATCGAGCGTCACGCTCTATGGCCGTATCGACGGCGGCGTCGAGTACCTCAACCACGTCGCGAACGCGACGCGCACCGGCAGCGCGACGCGCTGGAGCGCCGAGAGCGGCGACTGGGGCACCAGCATGTTCGGCCTGAAGGGCACCGAGGACCTGGGCGGCGGCAACACCGCGATCTTCGACCTCGAGACCGCGTTCCAGGTGATGAACGGCACCACCGGCGGCGGCCGGATGTTCTCGCGCCGCGCCTACGTGGGCTTGAAGAACAACGAGTGGGGCACGCTGCAGGCCGGTCGCAACCTGTTCATCGACAGCGACGGCGTGTGGGAATTCGATCCCTTCGTGCAGCAGGCGTTCTCGTCGGCCTCGCTGGTGCGCGGCCGCAACTGGCAGCAGACCAGCAACAACATCGAGTATCACAGCCCGGTGTGGAACGGCTTCGACGTGCAGGGGCAGTACGCCTTCGGCAACCAGACCAATTTCAACACCGGCCCGGCCAACGACTTCGGTCGTTCGGACGGCATCATGCTGTCGTATCACTCGGCGCTGTTCGACGTGCGCGGCATCTATGACGAGCTGCGCAACAACAACGGCAAGATGGACAACATCTTCACCGCCTCGCGCGAATACTTCGTCGGCACCAACATCTACGTACAGAAGTTCAAGATCCAGGCCGCCTACACGCACTACCAGGCACCGGACACGCCGCAGGGCCTGGCCGACCGCGCCGACCACGTCTGGCTGGGCGCGACCTACACGGCCACGCCGGCCTGGGCGGTGACGGGCGGCGGCTACTACGTGCGGGTCGGCAGCGGCAACGGCGATGCGACGCACGACGCGTCGGGCCACGCGATCATGTACGTGCTCGGCACCACCTACAACCTGTCCAAGCGCACCTTCCTGTACGGCACGGTGGCCTACATGCGCAACAGCGGCAACTCGAACTTCTCGCTGATCGCCTCCTCGCGCGACGCCACCAACGGCACCAACCCGCTGACGGGCGAATCGCAGACCGGCGCCTACGTCGGTATCATGCACAACTTCTAAGCGGCGCAACGGCCGGCTCGGTTCGAGCCGGTTCGCTCGGCGCCGAATGCCAATCAGCCCGGCATGGTGTCGACCATGCCGGGCTGATTGTTTTTGGGCGCGGCGCTGTGCTTCAGTCGCCGGCGGTCCACTCCACGTTGGCGCCGACCGAACGCAGGTTCTCGACGAAGTGCGGATGCGCGCGGCGGATCGGCTGGGCGTTGAGGATCTCGGAGCGGCCCTCGATGCTGGCGGCCACCATCAGCAGCGCGATCGCCACGCGGATGATGTAGGGGCTCTCGACGCGGGCCGGCGACAGCGGCAGGCCGCCGAAGGTGATCAGGCGATGCGGGTCGGACTGGAACACGTGCGCGCCGAACTTCGAGAGCTCGCCGGTCCAGCCCATCGCGCCGTCATAGACCTTGTTCCAGAACATCACGCTGCCCTCGGCCTTCACGCCGAGCGCGATGAAGATCGGCAGCAGGTCGACCGGCAGATAGGGCCAGGGTGCCGCCTCGATCTTGGTCAGGATGTTCTGCGTGAATGGCTTGCGCACGCGCATCACGCCGTCGCGCACCGCGCGCGACCAGCCGTTCTCGTGCGTGACCTGCACGCCGAGCTTGGCGAAGGTGCGGTCGATCAGCGGGAACATCTCGGGGCCGCTGTTGCGCACCGCGATGTCGCCGCCGGTGATCGCGCCGAGCGCGAGGAAGGTGGCAATCTCGTGGAAATCCTCGGCGAAGCGGTGCTCGCCGCCGCCCAGTTTGCCGCCGCCCTGGACCCGGATATGCGAGGTGCCGATCCCCTCGATCGGCACGCCGAGCATCGTCAGGAAGCGGCAGAACTCCTGCACGTGCGGCTCGGAGGCGGCATTCACGAGCGTCGAGACGCCGCCGGCGGCGGTCGCGCACAGCACGAAGTTCTCGGTGGTGGTGACCGAGGCGTAGTCGAGCCAGTGGTCGTTGGCCTGGAGCGGGCCGGCCACGCGCAGGATCAGCGAGTCGGAGGTCTGCTCCAGCGTCGCGCCGAAGCGCTCGAACACTTCCACGTGCGGGTCGATCTCGCGCACGCCGAGCGTGCAGCCGGTCACGTCGCTCTCGAGCCGCGCCACGCCGAAGCGGGCCAGCAGCGGCGGCACCAGCATGATCGAGGAGCGCATCTCCTCGGGCAGGCGGTGCACGGCCGGGTCGAACTGGGTGGCGCGGTGATGCAGGTCGAGCACGCCGGTGGCGTAGTCCATCGACACATCGCTGCCGAGCGTGCGGAAGATGTCGAGGATCTTGCGCACGTCGGTGATGTCGGGCACGCCGATCAGCTTCAGCGGCTGGTCGGTCAGCAGGGTCGAGCAGAGGATCGGGAGGACGGCGTTCTTGTTGGCGGACGGCGTGATTTCCCCGCGAAGCGGGGTGCCGCCGTTGACTAGCAGATTCGACATGGTTCGGCGCGTTTGGAATGAGAGATGGCGCAAGGTTCGTATCATGCCATCGTTTCGACGCCGGGGCGCGCGCAATCGCTGCCCGGCGGCCCCAGGCGCGGCGCGGACCGGCCCGCGGTTCCGACCCCTTGCGGAAGACGCCGAGCGGCGGATCGGCGCGTCGCCGCGCCCTGTCAATCGAGCCGCTTGCCGGCGCGTTCCTCGATGCTCGCTAGAGCGGCGAAGCTGAGCATGCCGCAGGCGATCGCGTACCAGGCCGGCGCGGTCGGATCGCCGGTGGCGGCGATCAGCCAGGTCACGATGAACTGCGCGAAGCCGCCGAAGATCGCCACGCCGAGGCTGTAGACCAGGGCCCCGCCGGTGGCACGTACCGCGCGCGGGAACAGCTCGCCGAGCATCGGCGCGGTGGCGCCGCAATAGAGCGCGTGCACGACGCTCAGCACGGCGATGGCGCCGAGCAGCGAGGCGGCGCCGGGCCAGCGGTTCAGCGCGACGAAGGCCGGGTAGATCGCCAGCGTCAGCACCAGGCGCGACCAGCCCGCCACCGGCTTGCGGCCGATGCGATCGGCCAGCGCGCCGCCCAGCGGCGAGACCAGCATCAGCGCCATGCCGGCCACGCAGCCGGCCAGCATGGCGATCCAGGCCGGCAGGTGCAGCGTGCGCACGCCGTAGATCGCCATGTAGAAGACGATGATGTAGTGCGTGGCGGTGCCGCCGATGGTCAGGCCCAGGCCCGCGAACAGCGCGCGGCGATGGCGCCGCAGCACCGCCGCGAGCGGCAGCGGCGCGGGGGCATTGCCGGCGCCGCTGCCGCTGACGCTGGCGGCGGGTCGATGCGCCTCGTCGATGCCGCGCCGCAGCCAGTAGCCGAGCGGCACGAACAGGGTGCCGATCACGAAGGGCACGCGCCAGCCCCAGCTGTCCAGTTGCGGCGCGCTCAGCGTCGCGTTCAGCACCGCGCCGGTCAGCGCGCCGGCCAGCGCCGCCAGCCCCTGGCTGGAGAACTGGAACGAGGCATAGAAGCCGCGCCGGTGCGGTGGCGCCTGCTCGATCAGCAGCGTGGTGGAGGCGCCCACCTCGCCGCCCGAGGCGAAGCCCTGCAGCAGGCGCGCGAGCACCAGGATCACCGGCGCAGCCAGGCCCGCCTGCGCGTAGGTGGGCGCCGCCGCGATCATCGCGGTACCCAGCGCCATCAGCAGCAAGGTCAGGATCATCGCGCTGCGGCGGCCCGCCCGATCGGCGTAGATGCCGATCACGATGCCGCCCAGCGGGCGCGTCACGAAACCCACGCCGAAGCTGGCCACCGCCAGCATCAACTCGCCGAAGGCCGAGCCGACCGGGAAGAACAGCCGGCCGATCAGCAGCGCGAAATAGCTGTAGACGGTGAAATCGTAGAACTCGAGCGCATTGCCGACGGCGGCCGCCGCGATCAGGCGGCGGGCCTGGCGGCGCGAGGCGCGGGCGGCGGGCAGGGCGACTTCGACGGCGGGCGATTCCATCGGCACCTCGGAGCGGAAACGGAAGCGAGGGAAGAAACGGAGCAGCAGCGGAGAAGCAGCGGAGCAGTCGCGCAAGGCAAACGGCTCGCGGCGCTCGGCCTGTCATCCCGCGGCGAAGCGGGAGCAGGCGGCGCCGCGCGCCTTGCTTGCTCAGTCGACCAGCCAGCCCTCGGCGACGCGCACCCAGTAGCTCGCGCCGATCGGCAGGATCGCGTCGTTGAAGTCGTAGCCGGGGTTGTGGACCATGCAGCCGCCACGGCTGCCGGTGCCGTTGCCGAGCAGCGCGTAACAGCCGGGGCGCTGCTCCAGCATGTAGGCGAAATCCTCGCTGCCCATCAGCGGTGCCGCGTCCATCTCGACGCGCGCCTCGCCGAGCATCGCGCGCGCGATGCTCGCCGCGAATTCGGTCGGCGCCTCGTGGTTGACGAGCACCGGGTAGCCGTGGTCGTAGTCGATCTCGACGCCGAGCCCGTAGGCGGCCGCGTGGCCGCGCACCAGCTCGCCGATCCGCGTTTCGAGCTGCGCGCGCACGGCGGCGTCGAGCGCGCGCACCGAGAGTTTCATCACCACCGTCTCGGGAATGATGTTGAAGGTCTCGCCGGCCTGCACGCTGCCGACCGTGATCACGGCCGCCTGCTGCGCGTCGATCTCGCGCGCGACGATGGTCTGCAGGGCCAGCATCAGGCTGCCGGCCGCCGACATCGGGTCGCGCGCCATGTGCGGCATCGCGCCGTGCCCGCCCACGCCCTTCAGGCGGATCGTGACGCGATCGCAGGAAGCCATCGCGGGGCCGCTGCGGAACGCCATCTCGCCGGCCGCGCGGCCCGGCATGTTGTGGAGCGCGAAGATCGCGTCGCAGGGAAAGCGCTCGAACAGGCCGTCGTCCATCATCGCCTTGCCGCCGCCGAAATTTTCCTCGGCGGGCTGGAAGATCAGGTTCAGGGTGCCCGAGAAGCGCCGCGTGGCGGCCAGGTGGCGCGCCGCGCAGAGCAGCATCGCCGTGTGCCCGTCGTGACCGCAGGCGTGCATCTGGCCGGCGCGGCGGCTCGCGTAGGGCAGGCCGGTGGCTTCGTGGATCGGCAGCGCGTCCATGTCGGCGCGCAAGCCCAGCGTGCGCCGGCCGTCGCCGGCACGCAGCACGCCGACCAGCCCGGTGCGGCCGATCCCGCGATGCACTTCGTAGCCCCATTGGGCGAGCAGCCCGGCCACCAGTTCGCCGGTGCCGGTTTCCTCGAAGGCGAGCTCGGGATGGGCATGGATGCGGCGGCGGATCTCGACGAACTCGGGGGCGAGGTCGGCGATGCCGGCGAGGACGGGCTCGGTGGCGGTCATGGAAACTCCGTGGGTGAGCGCCTGGAAGCCGCCCGGAGGTGGGCTCGGATCAGGCGAAATATCGAACGATCGCGCTCAAGCATAGGGATTTCCGACGCTCACCATAAGCTGATAAATTGCGTCGATGACAACCCGTGGTTGCCTCGGGAAAACCCTCGATACACGCGCCGGCCCAACCGCCGGATGCGCCTCCCCGCCATGAAATATCACCAGCTCAAGGCCTTCCTCTCGG
It contains:
- a CDS encoding porin, whose protein sequence is MKLRIKTIAALSVAVPAAAFAQSSVTLYGRIDGGVEYLNHVANATRTGSATRWSAESGDWGTSMFGLKGTEDLGGGNTAIFDLETAFQVMNGTTGGGRMFSRRAYVGLKNNEWGTLQAGRNLFIDSDGVWEFDPFVQQAFSSASLVRGRNWQQTSNNIEYHSPVWNGFDVQGQYAFGNQTNFNTGPANDFGRSDGIMLSYHSALFDVRGIYDELRNNNGKMDNIFTASREYFVGTNIYVQKFKIQAAYTHYQAPDTPQGLADRADHVWLGATYTATPAWAVTGGGYYVRVGSGNGDATHDASGHAIMYVLGTTYNLSKRTFLYGTVAYMRNSGNSNFSLIASSRDATNGTNPLTGESQTGAYVGIMHNF
- a CDS encoding UDP-N-acetylglucosamine 1-carboxyvinyltransferase, with protein sequence MSNLLVNGGTPLRGEITPSANKNAVLPILCSTLLTDQPLKLIGVPDITDVRKILDIFRTLGSDVSMDYATGVLDLHHRATQFDPAVHRLPEEMRSSIMLVPPLLARFGVARLESDVTGCTLGVREIDPHVEVFERFGATLEQTSDSLILRVAGPLQANDHWLDYASVTTTENFVLCATAAGGVSTLVNAASEPHVQEFCRFLTMLGVPIEGIGTSHIRVQGGGKLGGGEHRFAEDFHEIATFLALGAITGGDIAVRNSGPEMFPLIDRTFAKLGVQVTHENGWSRAVRDGVMRVRKPFTQNILTKIEAAPWPYLPVDLLPIFIALGVKAEGSVMFWNKVYDGAMGWTGELSKFGAHVFQSDPHRLITFGGLPLSPARVESPYIIRVAIALLMVAASIEGRSEILNAQPIRRAHPHFVENLRSVGANVEWTAGD
- a CDS encoding MFS transporter; this translates as MESPAVEVALPAARASRRQARRLIAAAAVGNALEFYDFTVYSYFALLIGRLFFPVGSAFGELMLAVASFGVGFVTRPLGGIVIGIYADRAGRRSAMILTLLLMALGTAMIAAAPTYAQAGLAAPVILVLARLLQGFASGGEVGASTTLLIEQAPPHRRGFYASFQFSSQGLAALAGALTGAVLNATLSAPQLDSWGWRVPFVIGTLFVPLGYWLRRGIDEAHRPAASVSGSGAGNAPAPLPLAAVLRRHRRALFAGLGLTIGGTATHYIIVFYMAIYGVRTLHLPAWIAMLAGCVAGMALMLVSPLGGALADRIGRKPVAGWSRLVLTLAIYPAFVALNRWPGAASLLGAIAVLSVVHALYCGATAPMLGELFPRAVRATGGALVYSLGVAIFGGFAQFIVTWLIAATGDPTAPAWYAIACGMLSFAALASIEERAGKRLD
- a CDS encoding M20 aminoacylase family protein, which produces MTATEPVLAGIADLAPEFVEIRRRIHAHPELAFEETGTGELVAGLLAQWGYEVHRGIGRTGLVGVLRAGDGRRTLGLRADMDALPIHEATGLPYASRRAGQMHACGHDGHTAMLLCAARHLAATRRFSGTLNLIFQPAEENFGGGKAMMDDGLFERFPCDAIFALHNMPGRAAGEMAFRSGPAMASCDRVTIRLKGVGGHGAMPHMARDPMSAAGSLMLALQTIVAREIDAQQAAVITVGSVQAGETFNIIPETVVMKLSVRALDAAVRAQLETRIGELVRGHAAAYGLGVEIDYDHGYPVLVNHEAPTEFAASIARAMLGEARVEMDAAPLMGSEDFAYMLEQRPGCYALLGNGTGSRGGCMVHNPGYDFNDAILPIGASYWVRVAEGWLVD